The segment tgatgatgatgcgcAAATGAGGGGAAAGCTAGggttcggtttgattcggaGAGAGGTTTTACACTTTGGTTTTTCGGTTTAGATTCGTCGGTTCGATTCGACcattcttttaataaaaatcgtCGGTTCGATTCGTCGGTTTGATTCGATTCAgtttgttaatttaaaaaaaaaaaatcaaattctcaGTCGAATTAACTGAACCAACCATTAATTTACTGAGCTAACCAAATTAATCAAagatattcaaattttaatttttaactaaattaaACTACAATCTAACCGAAAAATTTGTTAACCATACGATTGACCTAGATCTTATTCTACTAAAACATAGTAAGTATTAGATGAAACTATAATTTTCCTAGGTGTTTTGTCCGTACATAtgagtataatttttttatagatatttattaataaatgtaatattagtttaaaaatcaaaaatttaagtttaaattaatattaatattcttttatgaatattttaatttcttaattttattgatttaaaaatattattttggataGAACATTATGCAAAGATTTCTTAGTAACCATGgaaataaaatgcaaaatatCAAACATGAATAGAAAATATATGTGGCAAAAATagttagagaaaaaaaacaaaaataacactaaatcaattttttgtcacaaaaatagcatcacaaagaagaaaatgaccaaaataagttttattgatgggtaaatatgcatttataactctTGGGTTAACTAATTTAcgacttagggtttagaattaaggAGTGGGGTTTTAGTaatgtgttcaaatatttaaaaataaaaaataatattaaatttttcaaaatgaaaaagtgctattttggtcattttattttttgaatgctatttttgtgacaaaacttaaaaattgctattttagagatttgcccAAATAGTTATACCTATTTATTGTATGAAAGAAAATAACATGCTTTTGTGATGATCGTTATTGGTTAGTGTTAATGTGTTAGAGATTGAATAAAACTGCATGTCATTTTTcatacaccaaaaaaaaagattaaagaatCTTCAAACGAATGTAtaaatttgaaagttttcttttgaaacaTTTTAGAAGAGAAAAAAGTGGCTACCTTGTATGATATTCTCTATTTAGTATCTGTTTAGTGTTTGACCAAATAACTTCTAAAAATTTTTGAAATCTAAGGCGAAGAacctttattctttttttttgtcgtcaaaGAACTTTCATTCACAACACTGAAATTCTAGGAGTCTTGTGAATTATATGTATAGGTCTTCAATAGTCGAAAACTGTTTATGTATGAACTTGATCGGATTTGACAGACTGCCATCACttgacaatatatatattttaattttttttattaaattaatagttctttaaactaataaaatactaaaatttcaccattattaatttataaagtttttagGTCTATTGTTTTTGAGTCTTAGtcaaaaataagcaaaaaaggagtaaaatacaagaaaaaacgaaaaaaaacaagaaaaatataaataaaaatgttcaaTACTACAAAAGATAATAGATATTTTGGATGATTTGTTAGActgtattttcaaaaaattactGTAGAAGTTTGAATCGAAGAGTTTTTGATGTAGATATGCCTCATGTAGTTGTAAAagttaaataaagaaaataataaaaatagaaaatctttCTACagataataactttttttatagtttacataataatgctttagaaaacaaaactactataaccattttttttaattttcttacttTAACTTTAGAATCTAGATAAAATATGATTGGTAATTTgaaagtttacaaaataattcTCACTTCTTTGAATCACAGAAACTTTACGCAAGTAGTTTCAGTTATGAATTCGGTTCAATATAACTGTTCGGTTATTAATTCGGTTCAATAGTCGGTTAATTAAGTTTTTCTTCctagaaaataatcaaattctaaggagaaattgtcaaaaataccattttcatagtaccacttttcatgtttacactaaccacttttactactacttttaatgaagagtctagatttaaaggtttaggatttaggatatagatttgatgttttagggtttaaggtatatagtttagggtttagagtttaagatttagggtttagagttaagaatttagggtttatagtttagactttagggtttagggtttaggatattaaatttagggtatatagtttagggtttagggtttagagttgaagattttgggtttagggtttagaattggaagTTTAGGAATTAGAacttgggattagaattttgaaaaacatataaaaacaaagatataagagtctttatcattttaataaataaagtattattgaaaatgtgtctttagtggtggtaaagatgaataatggtaccttgaaagtggtatttttgaaaattccccaattCTAAGGGAAACTAACTGAACTAACTATAATTAGTAACTCGAGTAAATTGACCAAATTTATCCTAATTTCTAatcaaattaaaccaaatctaacagaaaataaaaaattcaattaGATTCCACATAACTTTCACAATCAAATTAACTGAACCCAAactttggtttaatttaataaaaaaaattatgatctaAATTAACCGAAAACCAAACTACTTTAACCAAATTAAGCAAACGAACCTAACCTAAGCCATGCCATCCTTATATCAAATCCGTAACTAAAATATTTGGTAAATTGTCCAAACCACTTTATATTCAATCTACAACATCCTTGAACTGAGTTATGCAAATAACAATAGAGAGAGCTAAAGAGTTGACCAAATAGACAAGTCGACAATAGGGAGAGGAGGGATCACAAAGTGTTGTATTGAATCTGGTATCTCCCAAGCCACTCTTCACCTTTCTCGTAGTAATCTTTCTTGGTAAATGCATTCCTCAAGAAGCTCAACTCAGCAGCAAACGCAGACGCTCCACGCCATGCGTCCAGTACTGGATCCTCAGCTTGAACCACGTTTATGGTCGACCCACACGGTCTTATCATCCTAATCCCACATTCCAACCGCTCTTTCATCCCCTGTACGAGGCTGCACCCACCGGTCATCAGTATTGAGCTCGTTAGCCTCTCCTCTAACTCTTTATCACCGTGTGGTAGCCTTCTGATCGATGCACCGGCCATCTCGTCTAACCCCACTTGTTCAATCCCAACGAGGTTAGGATGGAACAAGATCTCAGGACACCTGAATCTTTCGACACCAATCACTATCTTGTAGTCTTCCTCTGTTAGCGGACGAACACCTGGAGCCTCCCCTGGTGTCTGTCCCGTCTCTCCTTCTGCTTTCTGCTCGAACGTTGGGTCTATCTCCTGAAGTCTAGACGATAAACGAGCTAGCTCAGCCTCGTCTGAGTCAGGTCTTTCGTCGTCTTCGTCGTGATCCTTGCTCATGAGTTTGTAGAGCTGCCAGTCTTCGTCTTTAGCACCAAAAGTATCCTCTCCTTTGCCTCTATCAAACGCTGCTGTTGTCAGCAGACGCATTCTTTCTCTCTTCGCAGCGCTGAGTCGTTCCCCACGCCCCACGTTTCCAGATTTTTGATTCCCGTTTGTGTTTGAACCGTTTGTTTTCAGCCGTTTCTTTTGTTCGACTCTCTCCAACACTTCCTTGTACTGAGCTCGCATCTCCTCTAAGTAGAACTCTGGGTTCTCACTACAAAccagaagaagatgattactctttccactcatttttttttattaaaaactattgAGTTGGATGGATACATACCGACGTCTTTCCTCCTCTAATtgatttcttctctctttctcaagTTCCTCCTCGTTACGCTTTTGCCTAGCTCTTAGCCGTCCCTCTGTTGTTGTTTTAAGAAATAGCTGTTTCTTCTTGTCCTTAAGCTGCAAGCAGCAAATGGTTAAAAACCAGATCATCATAAGCGTTAATTCACGTTAGTATCGAGACAAACCTGCTCGGGTGTAAGCATATTGTCAGGGATATTTATCAGCGGATACTTTTCGCTAGAATCAGTGTTCTCTTCGAACTCATCAGCTTCATCCTTCGGCTCACCTCTCGCTTTTCGAAGCGCCTGCGTCACCTTCAAAACGGTAGATTCCAGCTCTTGCCTTGACGCATAACCCGTGTCTGACAAAAAAGATGGAATGTCATCTTCTTCGACCTGGTCGAGTTGCTTCACGAGGAAATGCAAGCTGTGCAATTCGTTTTCCATTTCAGTTATCTTGGAAGTTCTCTTTGCTTCAGCCATTTCTCGTAGCCTTTGTCCTTGTTTTTCTCTTATAGCTGCCTTCCTCGCAATCTCTTCTTCTGATGGAGGGGCTTCGACGGGAGGAGGTATCCATGGAAGCTGCCAATACCTTGTTTTCTCTTCAGCTTCCTTTGTTCCTTCCTGGAATTTCCGGGCTTCAGAAACGTAATCAGGAGCGATATAACAGTGTTCTAGTTTCAACTCTTCTGCCTTCTCCCATGTAAACCTAGACCTTTAGTGAAATTGAACATGGAGATaacaaaatttatagaaaatctTGAAACGTGGGGAGCTACACtgagatagatagatagattcaGTGGAAGTACTCACGCATGAAAAGGGTACTTAAGTGACAGAAGCTGCTTCAAATAATCAGTGACATGATAGCCACCAATGTTAGTTCGGCAGGATCCTTTATAAACAGGTTCTCCGTCGACAAACTTTTACCAGTGAAAAAACCATGTACCAGATCAATACCAATATAAAAGCATTGTAGGACCAATGGATGAGTAGTCACAGAGACGTACAGGAATGGTGTGTGTTGTAGTGAAACCAGGACAGATAACAATTCCATCTTTTCGACATTTTCCATGTCTTTGGTTGTACTTATAGCTGAAAGCAGCATCCACTCCAAATGCTGTGTGAGCAGGAGAGTTATATCAAACATTTGTTTcaataagaaaatcaaaaatgcAGAGGAAACAAGAGTCATACCAACAGCAGGCACTCCATAAGTATCAAATAGCAGTTCTGCCATTTTGCTACGAGAATAAACAGGGTTGCCAACGCATTCTGTAATTAGGATTGGATGATCAATCTGCCCTGCCATCAAATGGCGTTAAATCAAGAGATAGGATTCTTACAAGGACCATAAAGAAACACAAAATCAAGATGACGTAAAAAAAGATCTTGTACATACCGCTGATCCACTAGCCCCCAAACGATCAAAGGCGAAATCAAGAATCTAAAAACAGAGAAATAGAAAAGTGTCACAAGTTCGTCAGTGAATGCTTTAACTAATGAACACAAATGCAAGAGGGAATATCTCAAGAGCTATAATTTGAAACATCAGAGAGCAGAAGCTCACAAAAAAAGACATGATGGAAGCACGAATATTCACTGACAAAAGGGTTTAGGATCCATACATATTCCATGATCTCGAATTGATAAACAACATTGCTGTCAAA is part of the Raphanus sativus cultivar WK10039 chromosome 5, ASM80110v3, whole genome shotgun sequence genome and harbors:
- the LOC108861258 gene encoding actin-related protein 5, coding for MPIVSKTRRQTDYKLFPPSVPIVIDNGASYFRIGWAGETEPRVVFRNIVQRPRHKATGETVTIVGDFDAAMMKFFDCTRSGPRSAFDSNVVYQFEIMEYILDFAFDRLGASGSAIDHPILITECVGNPVYSRSKMAELLFDTYGVPAVAFGVDAAFSYKYNQRHGKCRKDGIVICPGFTTTHTIPFVDGEPVYKGSCRTNIGGYHVTDYLKQLLSLKYPFHASRFTWEKAEELKLEHCYIAPDYVSEARKFQEGTKEAEEKTRYWQLPWIPPPVEAPPSEEEIARKAAIREKQGQRLREMAEAKRTSKITEMENELHSLHFLVKQLDQVEEDDIPSFLSDTGYASRQELESTVLKVTQALRKARGEPKDEADEFEENTDSSEKYPLINIPDNMLTPEQLKDKKKQLFLKTTTEGRLRARQKRNEEELEKERRNQLEEERRRENPEFYLEEMRAQYKEVLERVEQKKRLKTNGSNTNGNQKSGNVGRGERLSAAKRERMRLLTTAAFDRGKGEDTFGAKDEDWQLYKLMSKDHDEDDERPDSDEAELARLSSRLQEIDPTFEQKAEGETGQTPGEAPGVRPLTEEDYKIVIGVERFRCPEILFHPNLVGIEQVGLDEMAGASIRRLPHGDKELEERLTSSILMTGGCSLVQGMKERLECGIRMIRPCGSTINVVQAEDPVLDAWRGASAFAAELSFLRNAFTKKDYYEKGEEWLGRYQIQYNTL